Genomic DNA from Acidisoma sp. PAMC 29798:
GGCCGGGAAGCCGTGGCGGACCCGATCCGGGGCATCCTCTCCTACCGCAAGCTGCTCGCCGGCGCGGCCATTTACGGTCGCCGGTTCATTGCCATGGGCCTCCTGCCTGGCGCACGGGTCGGTGTACTGCTTCCCAATGCCGGGGGTACGCTGGTGTCTCTCCTTGGGCTCACCAGCGCCGGCATGGTGCCCGTGATGCTGAACCCGCGCGGCGGCGCGTCTGCTCTCGACGCAGCCCGCCAGGCTACGGCCTTCACGACCATCATCACCGCGCGGGCACTCGTCACCCGTCTCGGGCTCGGCCCCGTGGTCGAAGGCCTGGAGCAGGCCGGGGTGACGTTCCACTACCTGGAAGACCTCCAGCTGACGCTGCTGGAGAAACTGCGCGGCCTTCTGCGCCGTGGCCGCGCTTTGGTCGAAACCTCCCCTGACGACGCCGCCATCATTCTCATGACATCGGGTTCCTCCGGAACGCCCAAGGCCATCGTCCACAGCCACCGTGGCCTGATGACAAACGTCGCCCAGGTCGGGTCCGTCATCGATTTTGGCCGCCGCGACAAGGTGCTGAACGCCATGCCGCTGTTCCACGCCTTCGGGCTGTCCAGCGGCACGCTCCTTCCCCTGGTCAGTGGCGCGCGCGTGTTCCTCTATCCGAACCCGCTCGATTATCGCGGCGTGCCTTATGCAGCCGATATGCTCAACGCGACGGTCATGTTCGTGACGCAAGTCTTTGCCGAAGGCTACCTGCGCCGGGCCGATACCCGCGCGTTCCGCTCGGTGCGCTTGGTGGTCGGCGGTGCGTCCAAATTTCGCGAATCGACAATCGTCGCCTGGAATGAAAAGTTCGGCCTGCGGATTCTGGTGGGCTACGGCCTGACGGAAACTGCGCCGGTGCTGGCGCTTAACACCCCGACTTCCAACAGGTTCGGGACCGCAGGCCGGATGCTTCCCGGCATCGAGGCCAAGCTCGTTCCCGTCGATGGCATCCGCGCCGACGGCGTCCTCCATGTGCGGGGCGGCAATGTCATGCTCGGGACGATGTCACCCGACCGGCCCGGCGAGTTGCAACCGCTGGCCGACGGGTGGTTCGACACGGGAGACGTTGTGACCATGGAAGAAGACGGTCACATCCAGATCGTCGATCGCCTCGGCCGCTTCGCCAAGGTCGGCGGGGAGAAGGTGTCGCTCGATGAGATCGAGCGGATGGCGGGCAGCGTCTGGGCCGCAGCCGACCATGTCGCCATCGCGGTGCCTGACGACCGAAAGGGTGAGCGGGTGGTGCTGCTGACAACCCAGCCCGACGCGCGGCGACAGCCGCTGATCGATGCGGCCCGAAAGGCCGGAATGTCGGACCTCACGGTGCCAGGTGAGGTGCTTGTCATCGACAAAGTCCCGATGCTTGGGTCCGGCAAGCCTGACCTGGCAGCGGCCAAAGCGCTTGTCACCGACATCACTCCGGTCAAAGCGGCTTAGAGAGCGTTTGAGACTGCAGATTGGCTTGGGACTTTTTGTGGGAGATGATCTAAGGCCCTCAGGCGATTGCACTTGGGCCGCTGGAAATCGGAGAGTTTCATGGACAATGATATTCGTGTGGTGGCTTTTCTCAAGGTCAAGCCCGGCATGACATCGGCGATGGACACCGCTGTGCTGAACTGCGCGATGGCGAGTCGCACAGAGGAAGGCTGCCTGTTTTACGCGGGGCATTGGGATAAGGATGACGATCACCATTTGGTTTTTGTCGAACACTGGGTCAGCCAAGCAGCGCTTGATACGCATATGACCACTTCGCATTTTCATGATTTTGTTGTCGCTATCTCAGGCGTGGTCGAGGGCGAACCCAAGGTCATCATTCTGCACGAAATAAAGTGATCGACGGCCTGGATCCGGCATATCCGATTTGAACAACCACCTCGATCGGCTTATTGAACGATCATCGACGATGGATGACGGCGGAGGATCCGCCGATTGCGGGGGATTGCGGGTTTGTCTGAAGTAAGCGGAACGCGCGAGACGATGGCAAGCTCGGTCTACGCGCAGCTCCGCGAGGAACTTCTCCATGGCCGACTGCCCCCGGACAGCAAACTTCGCGTCGAATGGGTCGTTGAAAAATATGGAGCCGGTGCCTCACCGGTTCGCGAAGCGCTCAATAGGCTTGCATCGGAAGGTCTGCTTGACCGTCGCGATCAGCGTGGCTTCTTCGTCACCCCGATCACAATCGAAGAGCTTGAGGAATTGACGCGCACGCGATGCTGGCTGGAGGAGCGGGCCTTTCGCGAGAGCATGCTCAACCACAGCACGGAATGGGAGGAGGCGATCGTTCTGTCTCTGCACCGTCTGTCGCGCCTCCCGCGCCGGTTGCAGGAGACCGGGGCATACAATCCAGACTGGGAGTCGCGTCATCGCGCCTTCCATCGCAGTCTGTTATCTGCCTGTCGTTCGCGACCTTTGATGGCTTTTTGTGATCAACTGGCAGATCACGCGTTTCGCTATCGCCAGGTGGCACGCGCAGGCATGGGCGCGCCACGCGACGAACTCGCCGAGCACAACGAAATCGCTTCGAAGGCGATCAAAGGCGATGTCGATGGTGCGGTCGAGGCCTTGATGCACCACTACCGGTTGACGAGCGAATTGTGCATCGCCGGCCTCAAAGCTTGATCGGTTAGCCAGCCGCCGCCAGTCGAAACACGAGGTCGATGATGTCGCGGTCGCCCTCGCGATGGGGTGCCACAATCAAGGACTTGCGCACGCCGAAAACGGCGTCGGTGCCGAGATAGCGGTCACCCTCGAAGAAGATCTCCGTCGTGATCGATCGGAAGCCAGGCGCCATGATAAGAAAATGGAAATGCGCGGGCCGCCAGGCCGTTCGGCCACCGGCGCGAAGCAGTTCACCGACGGGCCCATCATCCGGCACCATGTAAGGCCCCGGCAGGACAGTCACGAAGGTGAAGCGTCCATCCTCGTTGCATGCCATCTTGCAGCGAAAAGCGCTGTCGGGAACATGGTCATCCTGTGTGGCATAGAGACCGTTCTCGCCCGTTTGCCACATATCGATCGCGGCACCTTGGATCGGCTGGCCTTCCGCATCCTGCACCACACCGCGTACGAGCAGACCCGCACCATGATGGGTCGGCCGCAAATCTGCACCGACAGCCACTTCCGGACTGTCGGAGGCATAAAAGGGGCCGAGCACGCTGCCCTCCGTCGCACCGACCGGCGCATCCGTCATGTCCACGAAGGAACTCAGGCCAAGAACATCCGATAACAACATGAACTCGTCACGCTTTGCGGAACTAATCTCCCCGCAGCGAAACAGAAAGCCGACTGCCATTGCCCATTCATCATGCGTCAGCTGATTCTCACGGGCGAAACCATGGAGATGGGTCACGAGACTTGTGAGAAGCTTTCGCCCCCGCGGCGTCTCCATCGAGAAGGAGGCGATGACTTTTTCGGTCACATTCTCCGGATTGATGTCATAGGCCGGTGCGTGGGTATCCATGACGTTGCTCCCTCAAGCCGCTTCTTTTGGCAAAATGCCGCGGTCTCGGCGTTCATTTTCGATGGTATTGCGAAGAAGACCAACCCCTTCGATCTCGACCTCGACGACATCGCCGTCCCGCATCCATAACGGCGGCTTGCGCGCATGGCCAACACCGGAGGGCGTTCCCATGACGACGACGTCCCCACTCTCCAAGGTGATACATTCAGATAGCAATGACAGCGTTTCTGCGACCGGGAAGATCATCTCGCGGGTATTGGCTTGCTGAACGACGGCACCGTTAAGGCGACACGTGATCGCGAGGCCGATTGCGCCGCGCGGCAATTCATCGGCGGTGACCAGCATGGGGCCGAAGGCGCCCGACTGCTCGAAGTTCTTTCCCATCGTCCATTGGATGGTCTTGCGCTGATAGTCCCGCACGGAGGCATCGTTGAAGCAGGAATAGCCATAGATGGCGTCCAGCGCCTCATCGGGCGTGGCGTGGCGGATGGGTGTGCCGATGATGACGGCGAGTTCCGCCTCGTAATCAAGTTGCTCGGATACGATGGGCTTGAGAATGGGCGCGCCATGCGCCGTCAAGCTGCCAGGACAGCGCAGAAAGATCGTCGGCCAAGACGGGCGCTGATATCCACCCTCGGCGGCATGTTCGGCATAGTTGAGCCCTAGACACAGCATTTTCCCGGCGGCAGGAATTAGCGGGCGGAAGCTGATCGTCGATGGATCAAGCAAAGGCCCACCGTCCTCGACCGCCGCCGCGGCCTTTTCCAACATCGTCGCGCCACCCTGGATGAAAGCAATCAGATCGCTGGGAAAGTCCGTAGTCCGGGCCGTCAGGTCAAGGATGCCGCCATCGCATTGAACGCCGATCGCGGGCCTTATGTCTCGCATAAATGAGAGTAGACGCATGTTTCCCCCGCCCGACGCTTGTCTGAGAAGACCCTACCTTGTCCCAATTCGGCGGACAAGAAAAATCGATTATCTACGGATTTATGGTATTTTAGTCGACGTTAATCCATGCAGTGATAATTTCAACGATATTCCTGGTTTACAAAGATCGCCCTCTGTCTCAGACTGCGACCGCGTCTGGCAAGACGCGCAAAAGGGCAGCCAATAAGAGCCGCCATGAGGAGCGCCGATGACTGAAGCCGAGACGCTGTCGGGATTCTTTAGCCTCAAGGGAAAGGTCGCCGTCGTTACAGGGGGCGCGGGCGGTTTGGGGCGGGCGATCGCCGCAGCCTATCTGCGCACCGGGGCGCGCGTCGCGCTGCTCGATCTGAAGGAAGCCGAGTTGGCGGCCGCGGCCGCGGAACTCAGCGCCTTGGGCGAGGTTCTTCCCGTCGCGGTTGATGTCACAAAGGCGCCCGCCGTCGAAGCCGCCGTGGAAGCCGCTGCCGTGCATTTCGGCAAGCTCGACATCCTGGTGACTGCTGCGGGCATCGCACGCCGCAAAGCCGCCGAGGAGCTGCCGCCCGAGGAATTTGACTTTGTCATGGATGTAAACGTCAAGGGCGGCTTGTATTGCGCACAATCCGTCGGTCGGCGGATGATCGCACAAGGCCACGGCGGGCGGATCATCACCATCGGCTCGGTGCGGGGCCTGGTCGGGCACCCACTCGGCTACGTCGCTTACGGCGTCAGCAAGGGCGCCGTCCATCTCTTGACACGGCAATTGGCCACGGAATGGGCCAAGCATGGCATCAACGTCAATTGCATCGCGCCCAGCGTGCTCAAGACGCCGCTTGCGGACTTCATCCTCAAGACGTCCGAAGTGCGGGATCTTTTCATGTCCCGCATTCCCTTCGGGCGTGCCGCAGAACCGGAGGAACTGAGCGGTACCGCCGTCTTCCTCGCCTCGCCGGCCGCCAGCTTCATCACCGGCCAAATCCTGTTCGTCGATGGTGGCAGCGTCGCCGGATAAAAACAGGCCCCGCTTAAAAAAGATCGTGAAATCGCGACAGACATCAATTGGGAGAAACGACAATGAAGATCCGCAAGGACTCGCCCCGTGCCCATACCGGCTTTCGCAACAGCCTTCGGGCCGCCGCCTTTTCGATCGGTGCTCTATCGACCCTGTTGATCGGTCTCGCTCCAGCGACCCATGCCGCGCCGAGTGGCGGCATCATCATCGGCATCGATGAAACCGCATCCGAATACTGGGCCGAATACACGCAAGGGGCCCAGGATATTGCGGATTCGCTGGGTGCGAAGCTGACGGTGGTCACCAGCAACTACCAGGGTGCGCAGTTGCTCGCCCAACTCGGGGCGATCTTCGCCACAGGATGCACCAAATGCGCCCTGGCGACAGACCCCTCCTCCAATGCCTTCGTCAAGGCCGTGGTCCGTCGCGCCGCCGCCGCCGGGGTGCCGATCGTCACCATCTGGAACCGGCCCGAGACCATCCACCCTTGGGATACCGACCCCAAATACTGGGTTGCCCATACATCCTTCGACGGCGTGATGTCCGGCTATTACCAGATGTCGGCGCTCTGCAAGGCCTTGGGCGGCAAGGGTGCGATCGCGGCTATAGAGGGTGTGCCGTCAACCCCGCCGGCCTACCAGCGCATCCAGGGTCTTCACAAAGCGCTCGCGGAATGCCCCGGCGTCAAGCTGCTGGATACCGAGGTCGGTGATTGGCAGGAGACGAAGTCCCAAAACATCGTGCGCACCTGGATTGCGCGCTATGGCGCCACGCTGAACGGCATCTTCGCCTCCAACGATGCCATGGCACGCGGCGCCGTCGCGGCCCTGCGCGAGAAGAACCTGAACGGCAAGGTTCCTGTAACCGGTTCGGACGGATCGAAGGTCGCGCTCGATATGGTCAAGGACGGCGACATGCTGGTGACGGTCTGGAACGACCCGGTTCTGCAAGGTGCTGTGTCAACTGCCCTCGCCCATGCTGCGGCCGTTGGCGACATCGATCCGGAAAAACTCACGCATGCGCAGCGCGATTTCTACTTGAAACAGGAAGTCGTCAATAAAGACAACGTCGATCAATACCTCGCCCTCAAGGCGAATGCGCCGAAATATACTTATTCCGCGATGAAGGCTGACTTCTGGAAGGATTCGGCGGGCGAAATTCCAGTTGGCGCGAACAAGTAACGCATCGTCACCTAGGATCGCGGCGGCGGATGATGAAACTCGCGACCAAGATTGGCCAAAGCGCGTCGGTGTCCGGGCGCCCGGCACCGACGCGCAGTCTTTGGTCTGGCCGGTGGTTGCAAAGCATCGGCCCCGTCGCGATCCTCGTTGTTCTGTCACTTGCCTTCCAACTCGCCAGCCACAACTTCCTGACGGGGGGCAATCTCGCGGCAATCGCCGAGGCCGCCGCCGTTCCGGTCATCCTCGCAACCGGCCTGAGTTTCGTTATCATCCTCGGCGCCATCGACCTCTCGCTGGAGGGGGTGATGGCGACTGCGAGCATGGCGGTCTCCCTTCTGAGTGCGAACAACGTCAATCGGCATGACTGGGGGATTTGGGGAATCGTCACCGCCCTCGGGTGCGGCGTGGCGTTTGGCGCCTTCAATGGCCTGCTCAACACCGTCCTGCGGATGCCGTCCCTCATCGTGACGCTCGGCTCCTGGTTCATCGGCCTTGGGATCGCCAGCGTACTATTTCCGAGCGAGGTGCCCGGAATCCACGATCCCCTCGTGCTCGGCCTCGCCTCCACGCATATCGCGGGCCTCAGTCTCATCGTCTTCATCGCCGTCGCCGTCCTGGTCGTCTTTCATCTTGTCCTCAACTACACGCATCTCGGCCGCATGATCTATGCGGTCGGCGGGGGTGAGGCGACGCTGGTCACCACGGGCCTGCGCGTGCCGCTGTTCAAGTTTGTGGCCTTCGTCATCTCTGGGTTCATCGCAGCCCTCGCGGGCGTGCTGCTCTCGGCGCAATTGGGCGACGGCAATGCCGATATCGGCAATGGCCTGCTGTTTCCCGCCGTCAGCGCTTGCGTTCTCGGGGGCACTTTACTGAGCGGCGGTCGCGGCGGCGTTCTTCAATCCGCCATCGGCGCGGTCATTCTGGAAGTGCTCAATAATGGATTGATCCAGATTGGTGCGGGACCTTACGTGCGCAACATCATCAGTGGCGCGGTCATCGTGACGGTGGTCGCGATCAGCGGGCTGCATATGCGCCGTAAGCTGCGGGTCGTGAAATGAGCAATCTTCTGGAAGTGCGCGGCGTCGGAAAGACCTTTGGCCGCGTTGTCGCACTGGAACCCATGGATCTCAGCCTTCGGCAGGGTGAGGTGCTCGGCCTCGTGGGGCAGAACGGCTCCGGCAAGTCGACGCTGCTCAAGATCATGGCCGGTCTCGTTCAGCCCGAACAAGGCACTATGCTGCTGCGGGGCACGCCCGTGCGGCTGCGCAGCCAGGCCGAGGCCACGCTGCATGGCATCGGCATGGTCCATCAGGAACAATCGCTCATCCCCAATCTCACCGTGGCCGAGAACATCTTTCTCGACAAGCCGAATGCCGCTAAGCGCTTCGGCTTCTATCGCTGGGGTCAACTCTACGAAGCGGCGGCCCATCAGCTCCGCAAAATCCAGGTGGATATCGATCCACGCGTGACCGTGGATACGCTTCGCTTCGCCGAGCGCCAGCAGGTGGAGCTGGCAAAGGTTCTGGCCATCGAGGATCTTGTGGACCATCCGCCGATCATCCTCTTCGATGAGCCGACATCGGTGCTGACACCGGGCGAGATTGCCCTGCTGTTTCGCCAAATCGACCGTCTGCGCCAAACTGCTGCCATCGTCTTCGTGTCACATCGATTGGACGAAATCCTCGCCATCAGTGACCGCGCCGTGGTGATGACCGATGGCCGCAAGGTCGCAGAGCATCCGATCGCCGATATCGATCGCGAAAGCCTGTATCGCCTTATGGTCGGTCGTCAGCGCGCCACCCGCCCGGCCCGCATGGCGGGCGCCGTTACAACGGCCGCCACCGGCTTGGCCCGGCTGGAGATCGACACGCTGTCATCCGGCAACCATTTCCATGACGTCACGCTGCGCCTGGAGCCCGGCGAAATCCTGGGCATGCTGGGCGTGCAAAGCTCCGGCGCGGAGGAGCTATGCCGCGCGATCTTCGGCGCGGAGGATGAGGTCAGCGGCACCATTCGCCTCAACGGCAAAGCGATCGACGCCGCCTCTCCCGCGTCCGCCGTGCGCCAGGGTGTCGGTTATCTTCCGGCCAACCGCCATCTGGAAGGGCTCCTGAAGGGGCGTACACTTGTCGAGAATATGGTCCTCACCTCGGGCCTGGATTACGGTCATGGTGGTATCCTCATCAACCGTCGCGCCGAGCGCGCGGCCGCCACGACCTGGATCGATCGCCTGCACGTCAAAACACGATCAAGCAATGCCCGGATCGACGATCTCAGCGGCGGTAATCAGCAGAAAGTTGTGCTCGGCAAGTGGCTCATGTCGCGCCATTTGAAGGTCCTGTTGCTCGATCACCCGACCCGAGGCCTTGATCCCGGCGCGCGGGATGAGTTGTTCGAGGCCATCCGCGCCGAAGCGGCCAAGGGCCTCGCCGTCATCTTCGTTGCAGACACAATCGGCGAGGTTCTCGATTTTTCGGACCGCATCCTGGTGATGCGGGACGGTGCGATCAGCGCGCAATACGACCTTACGCGCGGGGATGTGCCCCGCGAGGAAGATCTTGTTAGGGCCATGGTCTGATCGCGATGAAAGAGGCGTCGTCATGAGCATCTGGACGGAACCGAAGCTGCCCGAGGGCATGGATTGGGGCATGACATTGCGACGGTTCGTGCCCATCGCGGTGCTTCTGCTGCTGGTCATCATCAGCGCCATCATTGCACCCGGCACGCTGTCCCCCAGCGCGCTGACGGGGTTCGCCACCGATGCTGCACCGCTGCTGATCCTGGTCATCGGCAGCACCATGCCCATTCTCACCGGCAGCATCGACCTATCCGTGGCGGGCATCGCGTCCCTGACCGGCGTTCTCGTCGTGCAACTGGCGCCCATCTTCGGTCCCTGGACCTGCCTCGTCGTCATCCTCATTGCCATCGCCTTCGGTGCGCTGCA
This window encodes:
- a CDS encoding GntR family transcriptional regulator, which encodes MSEVSGTRETMASSVYAQLREELLHGRLPPDSKLRVEWVVEKYGAGASPVREALNRLASEGLLDRRDQRGFFVTPITIEELEELTRTRCWLEERAFRESMLNHSTEWEEAIVLSLHRLSRLPRRLQETGAYNPDWESRHRAFHRSLLSACRSRPLMAFCDQLADHAFRYRQVARAGMGAPRDELAEHNEIASKAIKGDVDGAVEALMHHYRLTSELCIAGLKA
- a CDS encoding dioxygenase — its product is MDTHAPAYDINPENVTEKVIASFSMETPRGRKLLTSLVTHLHGFARENQLTHDEWAMAVGFLFRCGEISSAKRDEFMLLSDVLGLSSFVDMTDAPVGATEGSVLGPFYASDSPEVAVGADLRPTHHGAGLLVRGVVQDAEGQPIQGAAIDMWQTGENGLYATQDDHVPDSAFRCKMACNEDGRFTFVTVLPGPYMVPDDGPVGELLRAGGRTAWRPAHFHFLIMAPGFRSITTEIFFEGDRYLGTDAVFGVRKSLIVAPHREGDRDIIDLVFRLAAAG
- a CDS encoding sugar ABC transporter substrate-binding protein — protein: MKIRKDSPRAHTGFRNSLRAAAFSIGALSTLLIGLAPATHAAPSGGIIIGIDETASEYWAEYTQGAQDIADSLGAKLTVVTSNYQGAQLLAQLGAIFATGCTKCALATDPSSNAFVKAVVRRAAAAGVPIVTIWNRPETIHPWDTDPKYWVAHTSFDGVMSGYYQMSALCKALGGKGAIAAIEGVPSTPPAYQRIQGLHKALAECPGVKLLDTEVGDWQETKSQNIVRTWIARYGATLNGIFASNDAMARGAVAALREKNLNGKVPVTGSDGSKVALDMVKDGDMLVTVWNDPVLQGAVSTALAHAAAVGDIDPEKLTHAQRDFYLKQEVVNKDNVDQYLALKANAPKYTYSAMKADFWKDSAGEIPVGANK
- a CDS encoding putative quinol monooxygenase; amino-acid sequence: MDNDIRVVAFLKVKPGMTSAMDTAVLNCAMASRTEEGCLFYAGHWDKDDDHHLVFVEHWVSQAALDTHMTTSHFHDFVVAISGVVEGEPKVIILHEIK
- a CDS encoding SDR family NAD(P)-dependent oxidoreductase; amino-acid sequence: MTEAETLSGFFSLKGKVAVVTGGAGGLGRAIAAAYLRTGARVALLDLKEAELAAAAAELSALGEVLPVAVDVTKAPAVEAAVEAAAVHFGKLDILVTAAGIARRKAAEELPPEEFDFVMDVNVKGGLYCAQSVGRRMIAQGHGGRIITIGSVRGLVGHPLGYVAYGVSKGAVHLLTRQLATEWAKHGINVNCIAPSVLKTPLADFILKTSEVRDLFMSRIPFGRAAEPEELSGTAVFLASPAASFITGQILFVDGGSVAG
- a CDS encoding fumarylacetoacetate hydrolase family protein produces the protein MLEKAAAAVEDGGPLLDPSTISFRPLIPAAGKMLCLGLNYAEHAAEGGYQRPSWPTIFLRCPGSLTAHGAPILKPIVSEQLDYEAELAVIIGTPIRHATPDEALDAIYGYSCFNDASVRDYQRKTIQWTMGKNFEQSGAFGPMLVTADELPRGAIGLAITCRLNGAVVQQANTREMIFPVAETLSLLSECITLESGDVVVMGTPSGVGHARKPPLWMRDGDVVEVEIEGVGLLRNTIENERRDRGILPKEAA
- a CDS encoding sugar ABC transporter ATP-binding protein, encoding MSNLLEVRGVGKTFGRVVALEPMDLSLRQGEVLGLVGQNGSGKSTLLKIMAGLVQPEQGTMLLRGTPVRLRSQAEATLHGIGMVHQEQSLIPNLTVAENIFLDKPNAAKRFGFYRWGQLYEAAAHQLRKIQVDIDPRVTVDTLRFAERQQVELAKVLAIEDLVDHPPIILFDEPTSVLTPGEIALLFRQIDRLRQTAAIVFVSHRLDEILAISDRAVVMTDGRKVAEHPIADIDRESLYRLMVGRQRATRPARMAGAVTTAATGLARLEIDTLSSGNHFHDVTLRLEPGEILGMLGVQSSGAEELCRAIFGAEDEVSGTIRLNGKAIDAASPASAVRQGVGYLPANRHLEGLLKGRTLVENMVLTSGLDYGHGGILINRRAERAAATTWIDRLHVKTRSSNARIDDLSGGNQQKVVLGKWLMSRHLKVLLLDHPTRGLDPGARDELFEAIRAEAAKGLAVIFVADTIGEVLDFSDRILVMRDGAISAQYDLTRGDVPREEDLVRAMV
- a CDS encoding ABC transporter permease produces the protein MMKLATKIGQSASVSGRPAPTRSLWSGRWLQSIGPVAILVVLSLAFQLASHNFLTGGNLAAIAEAAAVPVILATGLSFVIILGAIDLSLEGVMATASMAVSLLSANNVNRHDWGIWGIVTALGCGVAFGAFNGLLNTVLRMPSLIVTLGSWFIGLGIASVLFPSEVPGIHDPLVLGLASTHIAGLSLIVFIAVAVLVVFHLVLNYTHLGRMIYAVGGGEATLVTTGLRVPLFKFVAFVISGFIAALAGVLLSAQLGDGNADIGNGLLFPAVSACVLGGTLLSGGRGGVLQSAIGAVILEVLNNGLIQIGAGPYVRNIISGAVIVTVVAISGLHMRRKLRVVK